From a single Pelmatolapia mariae isolate MD_Pm_ZW linkage group LG20, Pm_UMD_F_2, whole genome shotgun sequence genomic region:
- the LOC134619292 gene encoding solute carrier family 25 member 45 — MPLLEFLAGSISGALGLAVGHPLDTVKVRLQAQSVYKGIFHCVIKTYSHEGLHGFFKGMAFPVLTTGITNSLVFGCYSNALGYLTKSQRSRGKPASAAQVFTAGCFSGLVQVLVLAPIDLVKVRLQGQSTSTRYRGPVHCVAVIVREEGLRGLYRGGLALTLRDVPCYGLYFLPYEVTRKVLTQDGKEPGTFAILMAGGFAGVVTWSFATPMDVVKARLQMSGAGGREYSGVLHCMRVSVREEGVRVFFKGLLLNSMRAFPVNAVTFLSYESLMKIFYPPPASHSSQ, encoded by the exons ATGCCTCTCTTGGAATTCTTAGCTGGGAGCATTTCAG gtgCACTGGGACTTGCAGTAGGACATCCGTTAGACACTGTGAAG GTACGTCTCCAAGCCCAGTCTGTGTATAAAGGGATATTTCACTGTGTGATTAAAACATACTCTCATGAAGGG CTCCATGGATTCTTTAAGGGCATGGCATTTCCTGTGCTGACCACTGGCATCACCAACTCCCTTGTCTTTGGCTGTTACAGTAATGCTTTAGGTTACCTCACTAAGTCTCAGCGCAGTCGAGGCAAACCGGCCTCTGCTGCACAGGTCTTCACTGCTGGCTGCTTCTCAGGCCTGGTGCAG GTGTTGGTGTTGGCACCCATTGACCTGGTCAAGGTGCGTCTTCAGGGTCAATCGACGTCAACACGATATCGCGGACCCGTGCACTGCGTCGCTGTCATCGTGAGGGAGGAGGGGCTCAGGGGTCTGTACAGAGGAGGCCTGGCCCTCACTCTGAGGGACGTCCCCTGCTATGGGCTCTACTTCTTACCTTACGAGGTCACTCGTAAGGTTCTCACTCAAGATGGCAAAGAGCCAG GCACCTTTGCGATATTGATGGCAGGTGGATTCGCAGGTGTGGTGACCTGGTCCTTTGCCACGCCCATGGACGTCGTGAAAGCTCGGCTCCAGATGTCGGGGGCCGGCGGGCGGGAGTACAGCGGCGTCCTGCACTGCATGAGAGTGAGCGTGAGGGAAGAAGGAGTGAGGGTGTTTTTCAAAGGCCTCCTGCTGAACAGCATGAGAGCATTTCCGGTCAACGCTGTCACATTCCTCAGCTACGAGAGCCTGATGAAGATTTTCTATCCACCACCAGCCAGTCACTCTTCACAGTAA
- the LOC134618594 gene encoding uncharacterized protein LOC134618594: MDEISPLLGNQPQHGSDLPSPNLRPRHQELIPTPCGPIKRWSELPCLLQVYFCFAILSLLALLGLTVSSLYKQHTDTDVSDEDNFTVSLIQLVGIVFCIYYIIRGVLQENRQELVAFVLSVLVVMIRSVVNFSVLGTKGQQELLVRFVCIVTLGVVHIFCTTLLIRRPNMMAFRVGGALECLQEQYFLLNLCFSMVTFDLQAQLCLCALILTTSLAAAGANNIIVGVGVFWAILTTVVGAVAVLKEKKVLVWIFMVQNIPQVAFFVYLMYTVAEKWFQDTTYTVEAAAITGALISLVIKVVLFWGLIRLVHSFGQGLRERMFAHNR; this comes from the exons ATGGACGAGATAAG TCCTCTGTTGGGCAACCAGCCGCAACATGGCTCGGACCTTCCATCTCCGAACCTGAGGCCGAGACACCAGGAACTGATCCCGACACCATGTGGCCCG ATAAAGCGCTGGTCGGAGCTGCCGTGCCTGCTGCAGGTCTATTTCTGCTTCGCCATACTGTCTCTGCTGGCGCTGCTCGGCCTCACCGTGTCCAGCCTCTACAAGCAGCACACGGACACGGACGTGTCCGATGAGGACAACTTCACTGTGTCGCTGATCCAGCTAGTTGGAATAG TGTTCTGCATCTACTACATCATCCGCGGCGTGCTGCAGGAGAACCGACAGGAGCTGGTGGCGTTCGTGCTCAGCGTGCTGGTGGTGATGATTCGATCTGTGGTCAACTTCTCCGTGCTGGGGACGAAAGGCCaacaggagctgctg GTGCGTTTTGTGTGCATCGTCACCCTGGGCGTCGTGCATATCTTTTGCACCACGCTGCTCATCCGGAGACCGAACATGATGGCGTTCCGCGTGGGCGGAGCCTTGGAGTGCCTTCAAGAGCAGTATTTCCTGCTAAACCTGTGTTTCTCCatggtgacctttgacctgcaggcTCAG TTGTGCCTGTGTGCCCTGATCTTAACAACGAGCCTGGCGGCGGCTGGTGCCAACAACATAATCGTGGGTGTCGGAGTGTTCTGGGCCATCCTGACTACAGTTGTGGGCGCTGTTGCG gttttaaaggaaaagaaagtttTGGTTTGGATCTTTATGGTGCAGAACATTCCTCAGGTGGCATTCTTTGTGTATCTGATGTACACG GTGGCAGAGAAATGGTTCCAGGACACTACGTACACGGTGGAGGCAGCTGCTATAACCGGGGCTTTGATTTCACTGGTGATCAAAGTGGTTTTATTCTGGGGCCTCATCAGACTGGTACACAGCTTTGGACAAGGCCTGAGAGAGAGAA TGTTTGCACATAACAGGTGA
- the LOC134619465 gene encoding solute carrier family 35 member E2A-like: MPGSKQPLWCLLSPLRSRQERVVLTRSESLPGEQVLKITVTETTVIEAESGVSNWRSMTYLGLWYFFSFCTLFLNKYILSLLEGEPSMLGAVQMLSTTVIGCLKMFVPCCLYQHKSRSEYPSNFIMIMLFVGLMRFTTVVLGLVSLKNVAVSFAETVKSSAPIFTVIMSRLILGEYTGLWVNLSLFPVMAGLGLCTATEISFNMLGFSAALSTNIMDCLQNVFSKKLLSGDTYKFSPPELQFYTSAAAVIMLIPAWLFLLDIPTVGKSGQSLIFSQDIILLLLFDGCLFHLQSVTAYALMGRISPVTFSVASTVKHALSVWLSIIVFSNQVTILSATGTVLVFIGVFLYNKARQFQRATLQAMAAEQNHKPLLHDQDFKASQSH; the protein is encoded by the exons ATGCCGGGCAGCAAGCAGCCACTCTGGTGCCTCTTGTCGCCGTTACGTAGCCGCCAGGAGCGAGTGGTGCTGACCCGCAGTGAGAGCCTCCCGGGGGAGCAGGTGCTGAAGATCACGGTAACGGAGACTACGGTGATCGAGGCAGAGTCCGGGGTGTCCAACTGGCGCTCCATGACCTATCTGGGTCTCTGGTACTTCTTCAGCTTCTGCACCTTGTTTCTGAACAAATATATACTGTCGCTGCTGGAAGGAGAGCCCAGCATGCTCG GTGCTGTTCAGATGCTCTCCACCACCGTCATAGGCTGCTTAAAGATGTTTGTCCCCTGCTGTCTGTACCAGCACAAGTCCAGAAGCGAGTACCCCTCCAACTTCATCATGATTATGCTGTTTGTCGGACTTATGAG GTTCACCACAGTGGTTCTGGGCTTGGTGAGCCTGAAGAATGTTGCCGTGTCATTCGCTGAAACAGTGAAGAGCTCGGCGCCCATTTTCACAGTCATCATGTCAAGGCTGATCCTCGGGGAGTACACGG GGCTGTGGGTGAATCTGTCCCTGTTCCCAGTCATGGCCGGCCTGGGCCTCTGCACAGCCACCGAGATCAGCTTCAACATGCTCGGCTTCTCCGCTGCTCTCTCCACCAACATCATGGACTG CTTACAGAATGTATTCTCCAAAAAACTGCTAAGTGGAGACACATACAAATTCAG CCCTCCCGAGCTGCAGTTCTACACCAGTGCGGCAGCAGTCATCATGCTCATACCTGCCTGGCTGTTCCTTTTG GACATCCCCACGGTTGGGAAGAGCGGACAGAGCTTGATCTTTAGTCAGGACATCATCCTGTTGCTGCTTTTCGATGGTTGCCTGTTCCACCTGCAGAGCGTCACTGCCTATGCGCTCATGGGAAGGATTTCTCCTGTTACTTTCAG TGTTGCCAGTACTGTTAAGCACGCCCTGTCTGTGTGGCTGAGCATCATTGTGTTCAGCAACCAGGTAACCATCCTCAGCGCCACCGGGACCGTCCTCGTGTTCATCGGGGTCTTCTTGTACAACAAAGCCAGGCAGTTCCAGAGAGCAACCTTACAGGCCATGGCTGCTGAGCAGAACCACAAACCCCTTCTCCACGACCAGGACTTCAAAGCCTCTCAGTCTCACTGA
- the nadka gene encoding NAD kinase isoform X1: MEGGKDVRVESTPYCCSTCDGGEVPARNLTRRNRKVRSLSTSSASTSFEYRRTQSLHGPSPVTTFGPKACMLQNPHAVMHIQDPASQRLTWNKPPKSVLVIKKIRDASLLQPFKELCRFLTEVKSMIVYVEKKVLEDPAISGDENFAAVTKKFCTFREDLDDISNRVDFIICLGGDGTLLYASSLFQESVPPVMSFHLGSLGFLTPFKFENYQSQVNQIIEGNAAIVLRSRLKVRVLKENWEKKARVDEKGIILTNGDIESSRKAMQYQVLNEVVVDRGPSSYLSNVDLFLDGHLITTVQGDGVIVSTPTGSTAYAVAAGASMIHPNVPAIMITPICPHSLSFRPIVVPAGVELKIMLSCDARNTAWVSFDGRKRQEICHGDSITITTSCFPVPSICFRDPVNDWFESLAQCLHWNVRKKQNYLSSEDEEF, translated from the exons ATGGAGGGCGGAAAGGACGTGCGAGTGGAATCGACCCCATACTGCTGCTCCACCTGTGATGGAGGGGAGGTGCCTGCCCGCAACCTGACTCGAAGAAACAGAAAAGTCCGCAGCTTGAGCACTTCCTCAGCCAGCACCTCCTTTGAATACAG GAGGACTCAATCACTTCATGGACCAAGCCCTGTGACGACATTCGGCCCCAAGGCATGCATGCTCCAGAACCCACATGCAGTAAT GCACATTCAGGATCCAGCCAGCCAGAGGCTGACGTGGAACAAACCACCAAAAAGTGTCCTTGTCATCAAGAAGATCCGAGATGCCAGTCTGCTGCAGCCTTTCAAAGAGCTCTGCAGGTTCCTCACCGAG GTGAAAAGCATGATTGTTTACGTGGAAAAGAAAGTCCTGGAGGACCCAGCCATTTCAGGCGATGAAAACTTTGCGGCCGTTACAAAGAAATTCTGCACTTTCAGAGAAG ATCTCGACGACATCTCCAATCGTGTAGACTTTATCATCTGTCTCGGTGGAGATGGAACTTTGCTATACGCATCTTCGCTCTTCCAG GAGAGCGTTCCACCAGTCATGTCCTTCCACCTGGGTTCCCTGGGCTTTCTGACCCCATTCAAATTTGAAAACTACCAGTCTCAGGTCAACCAAATTATTGAAG GTAACGCTGCCATTGTCTTAAGAAGTCGCTTGAAAGTGCGGGTGCTCAAAGAGAACTGGGAAAAGAAGGCCAGGGTGGACGAAAAGGGGATCATTTTGACCAACGGGGACATTGAAAGTAGCCGCAAAGCCATGCAGTATCAG GTACTGAATGAGGTGGTGGTGGACCGAGGACCCTCCTCCTATCTCTCTAACGTAGACCTGTTCCTGGATGGACACCTCATTACTACAGTGCAGGGAGATG GTGTGATAGTCTCCACACCTACAGGCAGCACAGCGTACGCAGTGGCAGCAGGAGCTTCCATGATCCATCCCAACGTCCCGGCCATCATGATCACCCCCATCTGCCcgcactctctctccttcagaCCAATCGTGGTGCCAGCCGGGGTGGAGCTCAAG ATAATGCTCTCGTGTGACGCCAGAAACACAGCATGGGTGTCGTTTGATGGACGAAAGAGACAAGAGATCTGCCACGGGGACAG TATTACCATCACCACTTCCTGCTTCCCGGTTCCATCGATCTGCTTCCGGGACCCGGTTAATGACTGGTTCGAGAGCCTGGCCCAGTGCTTACACTGGAACgtgaggaagaagcagaactACCTCAGCTCAGAGGATGAGGAATTCTGA
- the nadka gene encoding NAD kinase isoform X2: MCTVMKFNQCVLQDAPASHSENRVWKWHIQDPASQRLTWNKPPKSVLVIKKIRDASLLQPFKELCRFLTEVKSMIVYVEKKVLEDPAISGDENFAAVTKKFCTFREDLDDISNRVDFIICLGGDGTLLYASSLFQESVPPVMSFHLGSLGFLTPFKFENYQSQVNQIIEGNAAIVLRSRLKVRVLKENWEKKARVDEKGIILTNGDIESSRKAMQYQVLNEVVVDRGPSSYLSNVDLFLDGHLITTVQGDGVIVSTPTGSTAYAVAAGASMIHPNVPAIMITPICPHSLSFRPIVVPAGVELKIMLSCDARNTAWVSFDGRKRQEICHGDSITITTSCFPVPSICFRDPVNDWFESLAQCLHWNVRKKQNYLSSEDEEF, from the exons ATGTGTACAGTTATGAAGTTCAACCAGTGTGTACTGCAGGACGCTCCCGCGAGCCACAGCGAGAACAGGGTCTGGAAATG GCACATTCAGGATCCAGCCAGCCAGAGGCTGACGTGGAACAAACCACCAAAAAGTGTCCTTGTCATCAAGAAGATCCGAGATGCCAGTCTGCTGCAGCCTTTCAAAGAGCTCTGCAGGTTCCTCACCGAG GTGAAAAGCATGATTGTTTACGTGGAAAAGAAAGTCCTGGAGGACCCAGCCATTTCAGGCGATGAAAACTTTGCGGCCGTTACAAAGAAATTCTGCACTTTCAGAGAAG ATCTCGACGACATCTCCAATCGTGTAGACTTTATCATCTGTCTCGGTGGAGATGGAACTTTGCTATACGCATCTTCGCTCTTCCAG GAGAGCGTTCCACCAGTCATGTCCTTCCACCTGGGTTCCCTGGGCTTTCTGACCCCATTCAAATTTGAAAACTACCAGTCTCAGGTCAACCAAATTATTGAAG GTAACGCTGCCATTGTCTTAAGAAGTCGCTTGAAAGTGCGGGTGCTCAAAGAGAACTGGGAAAAGAAGGCCAGGGTGGACGAAAAGGGGATCATTTTGACCAACGGGGACATTGAAAGTAGCCGCAAAGCCATGCAGTATCAG GTACTGAATGAGGTGGTGGTGGACCGAGGACCCTCCTCCTATCTCTCTAACGTAGACCTGTTCCTGGATGGACACCTCATTACTACAGTGCAGGGAGATG GTGTGATAGTCTCCACACCTACAGGCAGCACAGCGTACGCAGTGGCAGCAGGAGCTTCCATGATCCATCCCAACGTCCCGGCCATCATGATCACCCCCATCTGCCcgcactctctctccttcagaCCAATCGTGGTGCCAGCCGGGGTGGAGCTCAAG ATAATGCTCTCGTGTGACGCCAGAAACACAGCATGGGTGTCGTTTGATGGACGAAAGAGACAAGAGATCTGCCACGGGGACAG TATTACCATCACCACTTCCTGCTTCCCGGTTCCATCGATCTGCTTCCGGGACCCGGTTAATGACTGGTTCGAGAGCCTGGCCCAGTGCTTACACTGGAACgtgaggaagaagcagaactACCTCAGCTCAGAGGATGAGGAATTCTGA